The proteins below are encoded in one region of Betaproteobacteria bacterium:
- the ttcA gene encoding tRNA 2-thiocytidine(32) synthetase TtcA: MTTSNNLQKLRKYLEGRTGKAIIEYNMIEDGDTVLVCLSGGKDSYTLLAMLMALQQRAPIKFRLIAMNLDQKQPGFPADILPRYFESIGIEYQIVEADTYSVVKEKIPEGKTTCSLCSRLRRGIIYRTAKELGANKIALGHHRDDMVHTLFLNLLFGGKLKAMPPKLVTDDKAHVVIRPLAYCAESDIAKFARGMEFPIIPCNLCGSQDNLQRQKIKEMMQDWDKRFPGRTESVFTAMQNIVPSHLADTELFDFRGLKLDTPVDEGDIVFDRLELPISGTIPLNLMA; encoded by the coding sequence ATGACCACCTCGAACAACCTGCAAAAGCTTCGTAAATATCTCGAAGGCCGAACCGGCAAAGCGATCATCGAATACAACATGATCGAAGATGGCGATACTGTCCTCGTCTGCCTCTCCGGCGGCAAGGATTCCTACACGCTGTTGGCCATGTTGATGGCACTGCAGCAGCGTGCCCCGATCAAATTCCGCCTGATCGCCATGAATCTTGATCAAAAACAACCAGGTTTCCCGGCTGACATCCTGCCACGCTATTTCGAGTCAATCGGCATCGAATACCAGATCGTCGAAGCGGACACCTATTCCGTGGTCAAGGAAAAGATTCCGGAAGGCAAGACCACCTGTTCCCTTTGTTCCCGTCTGCGCCGCGGCATTATCTACCGCACGGCCAAGGAACTGGGCGCAAACAAAATCGCGCTGGGTCACCATCGTGACGACATGGTACATACTCTGTTCTTGAATCTGCTCTTCGGTGGAAAACTCAAGGCGATGCCACCCAAGCTCGTTACCGATGACAAGGCCCACGTCGTTATCCGTCCGCTGGCCTATTGCGCCGAATCAGATATTGCCAAATTCGCCCGTGGCATGGAGTTCCCGATCATTCCATGTAACCTGTGTGGCTCCCAAGACAACCTACAACGCCAGAAAATCAAGGAAATGATGCAGGACTGGGATAAACGTTTCCCTGGACGCACAGAGTCAGTGTTTACTGCGATGCAAAATATCGTCCCTTCGCACCTCGCCGATACTGAATTATTCGACTTTCGCGGCCTCAAACTGGACACGCCGGTGGACGAAGGAGATATTGTTTTTGATCGACTCGAGCTTCCGATCAGCGGGACTATCCCGTTGAACCTGATGGCATAA
- a CDS encoding adenylate/guanylate cyclase domain-containing protein produces MSATQRKLIVMFADVSGSSALFERLGDKEAMHAVERCLKRMKRSIDGYKGRTIEVVGDELLATFEAAEDACQSAIDMQQRIADLPPVSGLKLTIRIGLHCGVVSDDGNKISGPAITSAARIAGTARRDQILCSSLLFDELPQPGIIIADPMPNLGTIQEDDSVLALFQITWPSYQGGTPSLLSAFGSNSPMPVDRLCVRHRGKAFLLDDKTPVLTIGRDLECKLLVIDRKASRQHARIERRADGFFLVDTSTNGCFVTLSGRQEIMVRRHEVQLENRGQISFGNSGNDPSADIAEFEHL; encoded by the coding sequence ATGAGCGCCACGCAACGCAAATTGATCGTGATGTTTGCCGATGTCTCCGGCAGTTCCGCGCTTTTCGAGCGGCTTGGAGACAAAGAGGCAATGCACGCTGTCGAACGTTGCCTGAAAAGAATGAAACGCTCTATCGATGGTTATAAAGGACGAACGATAGAGGTTGTTGGCGACGAATTGCTTGCCACTTTTGAAGCAGCAGAAGACGCGTGCCAGTCAGCTATCGACATGCAACAGCGCATCGCCGATCTGCCACCCGTTTCCGGCCTTAAATTGACCATCCGCATTGGCCTGCATTGTGGCGTGGTCTCGGATGACGGCAATAAAATTTCCGGTCCAGCAATTACCAGTGCCGCACGTATCGCGGGCACTGCTCGTCGTGACCAAATTTTGTGCAGTTCGCTATTGTTTGATGAGCTGCCGCAACCTGGGATCATCATTGCGGACCCAATGCCCAATCTGGGTACCATTCAGGAAGACGACTCAGTATTGGCATTATTTCAGATCACCTGGCCAAGCTACCAAGGTGGAACACCTTCCCTGCTCTCAGCCTTCGGATCAAACAGCCCGATGCCGGTGGATCGCCTATGCGTGAGGCATCGCGGAAAAGCCTTCCTGCTTGACGACAAGACGCCCGTGCTAACCATTGGACGGGATCTCGAATGTAAATTGCTTGTGATAGACCGCAAAGCTTCCCGGCAGCACGCACGGATTGAAAGGCGAGCCGATGGCTTCTTTCTGGTCGATACCAGCACGAATGGTTGTTTTGTCACCCTCTCTGGTCGCCAGGAAATCATGGTTCGTCGCCATGAAGTTCAGCTCGAAAATCGCGGGCAGATTAGTTTCGGCAATTCAGGAAACGATCCTTCTGCCGATATCGCCGAATTTGAGCACCTGTAA
- a CDS encoding HPr kinase/phosphorylase: MRYVSLVQLYEDNREKLLLNWSVAPHVDRRVEIKGSNNYGADLVGHINIIHPERLQVLGLAENEWAMRIGERRFGQMFSDLLGALPPAVIVADALIPPPAVVDICTESGTPLIFSPKPCSAIIDLLRIYLSSRLANTVSLHGVFMDVLGMGVLVTGDSGVGKSELALELISRGHGLVADDVVEMARIAPTTIEGRCPGMLRDFLEVRGLGLLNIRTIFGETASRRKMKLKLIVHLQKTSAAADAPRLPLDAQTHEVLGVPIRKVVIPVAAGRNLAVLLEAAVRNTILQLRGIDSMQDFMDRQHRTMLDDDA; this comes from the coding sequence GTGCGCTACGTCAGTCTGGTTCAGCTCTACGAGGATAATCGGGAAAAGCTGCTGCTGAACTGGAGCGTCGCCCCCCATGTTGATCGCCGTGTCGAGATAAAAGGCTCGAATAACTACGGTGCTGATCTTGTTGGGCACATCAATATTATTCATCCGGAACGTTTGCAAGTGCTTGGGCTGGCCGAGAATGAATGGGCGATGCGCATTGGCGAGCGCCGTTTCGGGCAAATGTTTAGTGACCTCCTTGGTGCATTGCCACCGGCGGTTATTGTGGCAGATGCGCTGATTCCTCCGCCGGCCGTTGTTGATATCTGTACTGAGTCCGGCACTCCCTTGATTTTCTCGCCCAAGCCCTGCTCGGCGATCATTGATCTGTTGCGGATCTATCTTTCGTCACGTTTGGCCAATACGGTGAGTCTTCATGGCGTATTCATGGACGTGCTAGGCATGGGCGTCCTTGTTACTGGTGATTCCGGTGTGGGTAAATCGGAGCTGGCACTTGAATTGATTTCGCGCGGTCATGGGTTGGTGGCTGATGATGTGGTCGAGATGGCGCGAATAGCCCCTACAACCATTGAAGGCCGTTGCCCAGGTATGTTGCGAGACTTTCTCGAGGTTCGCGGCCTAGGCTTGCTCAACATCCGGACCATTTTCGGCGAGACAGCGTCGCGCCGGAAAATGAAACTAAAGTTGATCGTCCATTTGCAAAAGACATCGGCTGCAGCGGATGCCCCACGTTTGCCACTTGATGCACAAACTCATGAAGTGTTGGGAGTTCCGATCCGCAAGGTGGTAATTCCGGTTGCTGCTGGTCGAAATCTTGCGGTTCTACTTGAGGCTGCTGTCAGGAATACCATTTTGCAGTTGCGGGGGATCGATAGCATGCAGGATTTCATGGATCGTCAACATCGGACAATGCTTGACGATGACGCATGA
- the ptsN gene encoding PTS IIA-like nitrogen regulatory protein PtsN yields MNPLTNLLSAQQVLLDLDASSKKRVFEQVGMLFENHLGLARSIIFDSLFAREKLGSTGLGQGVAIPHGRIKGLKQAVGAFMRLATPVPFDSPDGRPVDLLFVLLVPEQATEQHLQILSELAQHFSDRAFREKLHAAPDPSAVVALFQS; encoded by the coding sequence ATGAATCCTTTAACCAATCTTCTTTCTGCCCAACAAGTTCTGCTCGATCTCGACGCCAGTAGTAAAAAGCGGGTTTTCGAACAGGTCGGCATGCTTTTCGAGAATCACCTCGGACTCGCACGATCGATAATTTTCGATAGCCTGTTCGCACGTGAAAAACTGGGCTCTACCGGTCTGGGTCAGGGTGTGGCCATTCCTCACGGACGTATCAAGGGGTTGAAACAGGCAGTCGGTGCATTCATGCGCTTGGCGACTCCGGTACCGTTTGATTCGCCGGATGGCCGTCCGGTCGATCTGCTATTTGTCTTGCTGGTCCCTGAGCAGGCGACTGAGCAACATTTGCAGATTCTTTCAGAGTTGGCGCAGCATTTTTCAGACCGGGCATTCCGCGAGAAACTCCATGCGGCACCTGATCCATCAGCAGTTGTGGCACTGTTTCAGAGCTAG
- the raiA gene encoding ribosome-associated translation inhibitor RaiA, with the protein MNLQISGHHIEVTPALREYVENKLDPVIRHFDKVTGVSVVLSVEKLKQKAEVTVHVPGKDMHVEESGDDLYAAIDAMFDKLDRQVQKYKQKVQNHHRGEKPGLHAVAE; encoded by the coding sequence GTGAATCTGCAGATTAGTGGTCACCATATCGAAGTTACCCCGGCACTTCGCGAATACGTCGAGAACAAGCTGGATCCGGTTATCCGTCATTTTGACAAGGTAACAGGGGTTAGCGTCGTTCTGTCTGTTGAAAAATTGAAACAGAAGGCGGAAGTTACTGTGCACGTCCCTGGTAAGGATATGCATGTCGAAGAGTCCGGTGACGATCTCTACGCGGCTATCGATGCCATGTTTGATAAACTGGACCGTCAGGTTCAGAAATACAAGCAGAAGGTTCAGAATCACCATCGCGGTGAAAAACCCGGACTGCACGCTGTCGCTGAATAA
- a CDS encoding RNA polymerase factor sigma-54, producing MKPALQLKLSQHLALTPQLQQSIKLLQLSTIEMQQEIERYLLENPMLEREDEHGTETFSSAQQFDAPQTTEGEREQRVEREERDARDDREQDVPSAPSDVDDDRWAADAGTFTGAGRDEDDDSDSQDIHGTSISLRDHLGWQLGMTQVSERDRTLVRFLIEALDDDGYLSASLLELWETLPAEYEIEIEELEIALHLIQNFDPVGIGARNLRECLALQLKAFPADDADRALALIIVEKHLELLAARDFTKIRRLTGCDDEALKAANAVITSLDPRPAARFAQIEARYITPDVIVKKLKGKWTAYINPDAYPRLRINRLYAEILAKQRRGNGNLSTQLQEARWLIKNVQQRFETIHRVTQAIVDRQRQFFEHGEVAMRPLVLREIADILGLHESTVSRVTSQKYMATPRGIFELKYFFGSHVSTDTGGACSATAIRALIKQLIGAEDGKKPLSDSQLSEILGQQGIVVARRTVAKYRESLNIPPVNLRKTL from the coding sequence ATGAAGCCGGCACTCCAGCTAAAACTCTCTCAACACCTTGCGCTGACACCTCAGCTGCAGCAATCGATAAAGTTGCTACAGCTGTCGACGATCGAAATGCAGCAGGAAATCGAGCGTTATCTGCTCGAAAACCCGATGCTTGAGCGTGAAGATGAGCACGGGACTGAAACGTTTTCCAGTGCCCAACAGTTTGACGCGCCGCAAACTACGGAAGGTGAGCGTGAGCAGCGTGTCGAGCGCGAAGAGCGGGACGCTCGGGATGATCGGGAGCAGGATGTTCCGTCGGCACCATCCGATGTCGATGATGACCGCTGGGCGGCTGATGCGGGCACTTTTACCGGCGCCGGCCGTGACGAGGACGACGATAGCGATTCGCAGGATATCCACGGTACGAGCATAAGTTTGCGCGACCATCTCGGCTGGCAACTGGGCATGACCCAGGTCTCGGAGAGAGACCGCACTTTGGTTCGTTTCCTGATTGAAGCACTCGATGACGATGGTTATCTGTCAGCGTCGCTGCTCGAATTGTGGGAAACGCTGCCTGCCGAATACGAAATTGAAATCGAAGAACTTGAAATCGCTCTGCACCTGATCCAGAACTTTGATCCGGTCGGAATTGGTGCGCGCAATCTGCGGGAATGTTTGGCTTTGCAACTGAAGGCATTCCCGGCGGACGACGCGGACCGAGCCTTGGCCTTGATCATTGTCGAAAAGCATCTCGAACTGTTGGCTGCCCGTGATTTCACCAAGATTCGGCGCCTCACTGGCTGTGATGACGAGGCCCTCAAAGCGGCAAACGCGGTCATTACCAGTCTTGATCCCCGGCCGGCAGCACGTTTCGCCCAGATAGAAGCGCGCTACATTACCCCTGATGTAATCGTGAAGAAGCTGAAGGGCAAGTGGACTGCGTATATCAATCCTGATGCATATCCGCGCTTACGTATCAATCGCCTGTATGCTGAAATTTTGGCCAAGCAGCGTCGCGGCAATGGCAATTTATCGACCCAGTTGCAGGAAGCGCGCTGGCTCATCAAGAATGTTCAGCAACGTTTCGAAACCATTCACCGGGTCACTCAAGCCATTGTTGATCGTCAGCGCCAGTTTTTCGAGCATGGCGAAGTTGCAATGAGGCCTTTGGTCTTGCGCGAAATTGCCGATATTCTTGGCTTGCACGAGTCGACTGTGTCCCGGGTGACCAGCCAGAAATACATGGCAACGCCGCGCGGCATCTTCGAATTGAAATATTTCTTTGGCAGTCACGTTTCCACCGATACTGGTGGTGCGTGTTCAGCTACCGCCATTCGTGCCCTGATCAAGCAGTTGATTGGAGCAGAGGATGGCAAGAAGCCCTTGTCGGATAGTCAATTATCCGAAATACTAGGCCAACAGGGAATCGTAGTTGCCCGACGGACGGTTGCAAAATACCGCGAGTCGCTCAACATCCCACCGGTCAATTTACGCAAGACCCTGTAG